In the genome of Streptomyces collinus, one region contains:
- a CDS encoding TOPRIM nucleotidyl transferase/hydrolase domain-containing protein, giving the protein MADMQAFQDAVTSWATGGPDGPARDLAECLGVRTAVLLEGLSDFAAVEALAARRGRDLAAEKVCVVPMGGAMSVGRYARLLGPPGLGLRLTGLCDEGEKGFYERGLTRSQASLQDIYVCTADLEDEFIRALGTSAIEEIFRSEGDFRAWQSFQCQPAQQGRPRHQQVRRFLGTKKGRKIRYGRLLVDALAPDRTPPPLDGLLASL; this is encoded by the coding sequence ATGGCGGATATGCAGGCGTTTCAGGATGCGGTCACCAGCTGGGCGACAGGGGGTCCCGACGGGCCGGCGCGCGATCTGGCGGAATGCCTGGGAGTACGGACCGCGGTCCTCCTGGAAGGGCTGAGCGATTTCGCGGCTGTCGAGGCGCTGGCTGCCCGGCGCGGCCGGGACCTGGCTGCCGAGAAAGTGTGTGTCGTGCCGATGGGTGGGGCGATGAGCGTCGGCCGCTATGCCAGGCTCCTCGGGCCGCCCGGCCTCGGTCTGCGTCTGACAGGTTTGTGCGACGAGGGGGAAAAGGGCTTCTACGAGCGCGGTCTGACGCGGTCACAGGCATCGCTCCAGGACATCTACGTATGCACCGCAGACCTGGAGGACGAATTCATTCGCGCGCTCGGCACGTCAGCAATCGAGGAGATCTTCCGCTCTGAGGGCGACTTCCGAGCTTGGCAGTCCTTCCAGTGTCAGCCCGCACAACAGGGCCGGCCCCGGCACCAGCAGGTGCGGCGCTTCCTCGGCACGAAGAAGGGCCGCAAGATCCGCTATGGCCGTCTCCTTGTCGACGCCCTCGCCCCGGACCGGACACCGCCCCCGCTCGATGGTCTCCTCGCGAGTCTGTGA
- a CDS encoding class I SAM-dependent methyltransferase, with protein sequence MTTGTPDLWHHFGRSRADSDRTVPKTFHWSWGQNSGPGPEILGDLTGRCVGDLGAGAARHAAHLALLHQPARVIAVDASPAQHAMAQDLYAHLAPRLRIVRSDVVAHLQAMSDTYDVLYSVFGAVDFTEPRELLPAAATALRPGGRLVFATLAHYVSGAPAKADVESANIPAKTPDGEAATMRRWVLQEHVWTKLLDEAGFAEITTDVLPSTTEGTRTADTLLMSAHRRPSPA encoded by the coding sequence GTGACGACCGGCACCCCAGACCTCTGGCACCACTTCGGCCGCTCCCGCGCCGACAGCGACCGCACTGTCCCCAAGACGTTCCACTGGTCGTGGGGACAGAATTCCGGGCCGGGCCCTGAGATCCTGGGCGACCTGACCGGCCGATGCGTGGGCGACCTCGGCGCCGGGGCGGCCCGGCACGCCGCGCACCTGGCACTTCTGCACCAGCCCGCGCGGGTCATCGCGGTCGACGCCTCACCGGCCCAGCACGCCATGGCGCAGGATTTGTACGCGCACCTGGCTCCGCGCCTGCGCATCGTGCGCTCCGACGTGGTGGCCCACCTGCAGGCGATGAGCGACACGTACGATGTGCTGTACAGCGTCTTCGGCGCTGTGGACTTCACCGAGCCGCGCGAACTACTGCCGGCGGCGGCCACCGCGCTGCGGCCGGGAGGGCGCCTCGTGTTCGCGACGCTCGCTCACTACGTGTCCGGTGCTCCCGCCAAGGCCGACGTGGAGTCCGCCAACATCCCCGCGAAGACGCCGGACGGCGAGGCGGCCACCATGCGGCGCTGGGTCCTCCAGGAGCATGTGTGGACCAAGCTGCTCGACGAGGCCGGGTTCGCCGAGATCACCACCGACGTGCTGCCCAGCACCACCGAAGGGACGCGCACCGCCGACACGCTGCTGATGAGCGCGCACCGCCGCCCTTCGCCGGCGTAG
- a CDS encoding sensor histidine kinase: MNHSGMHRSDPEERWLATTVHAAFFLLLGSSLARFLTRDQGGAPTGWAVALFAAFGLLYVLGRFLAPPPRPGSPPTSRHLLWLGSVSAVWVVLLVLAPSATWCAMPLLFAGLHALPPRVAVPLSALLTALVVISQVRVADGSLNPNMVVAPPAVAAVATAVLVHLQRQGTRQRLLIDDLVRTRHELAATERRAGVLAERQRLAAEIHDTVTQGLSSQGMLLQAADRVWQADPGTARVHLRDAAEITSRSLAEARRLVHDLAPADLAEHTLPDALAVLAERESRPGLTVEFRLDGEPDRLPERVEAALLRIAQGALANVREHAAATRAVVTLTCLEDQVSLDVADNGRGVGEDEAGGTSGAGSPLTSQPDRERGHGLPAMRIRARQAGGTLTVESAQGEGTVVSVTLPLASLAPARPVASAQPASLLKEPVR; the protein is encoded by the coding sequence ATGAACCACTCCGGGATGCACCGCTCCGATCCGGAGGAGCGCTGGCTGGCCACGACCGTGCACGCCGCGTTCTTCCTGCTGCTCGGTTCCTCATTGGCCCGCTTCCTGACTCGAGACCAGGGTGGCGCCCCCACCGGGTGGGCGGTAGCGCTGTTCGCGGCCTTCGGCCTGCTCTACGTCCTGGGCCGCTTCCTGGCTCCGCCGCCCCGCCCCGGCTCTCCTCCGACCTCCCGTCATCTGCTCTGGCTGGGCTCGGTGTCCGCCGTCTGGGTCGTCCTGCTGGTCCTCGCGCCGAGCGCCACCTGGTGTGCAATGCCCCTGCTGTTCGCCGGTCTGCACGCGCTGCCCCCGCGGGTGGCGGTACCGCTGTCGGCCCTGCTCACCGCGCTGGTCGTGATCTCCCAGGTACGCGTGGCGGACGGCTCGCTCAACCCGAACATGGTGGTGGCTCCGCCGGCTGTCGCCGCGGTAGCCACTGCCGTACTGGTCCATCTCCAGCGCCAAGGGACCCGGCAGCGCCTTCTGATAGACGATCTTGTCCGCACCCGCCACGAGCTCGCGGCCACCGAACGGCGGGCGGGTGTTCTGGCCGAGCGGCAGCGGCTGGCCGCGGAGATACACGACACCGTCACGCAGGGCCTGTCCAGCCAAGGGATGCTGCTCCAGGCCGCCGACCGCGTCTGGCAGGCGGACCCGGGCACGGCCCGCGTGCACCTTCGCGACGCGGCCGAGATCACCTCCCGCAGCCTCGCGGAGGCCCGCCGTCTGGTACACGACCTGGCGCCGGCCGATCTCGCCGAGCACACACTCCCCGACGCGCTCGCCGTACTCGCCGAACGGGAGAGCCGTCCGGGTCTGACCGTGGAGTTCCGGCTCGACGGCGAGCCGGACCGGCTGCCGGAACGAGTCGAGGCGGCGCTCCTGCGCATCGCCCAGGGGGCACTGGCGAATGTGCGCGAACACGCGGCGGCGACCCGGGCCGTGGTGACTCTGACCTGTCTGGAGGACCAGGTCTCGTTGGACGTCGCCGACAACGGCCGCGGTGTCGGCGAGGACGAGGCCGGCGGTACGTCCGGCGCAGGCAGCCCCTTGACCTCGCAACCGGACCGGGAGCGGGGGCACGGGCTGCCGGCCATGCGCATCCGCGCCCGGCAGGCGGGCGGCACGCTCACGGTGGAGTCCGCACAAGGCGAGGGAACCGTCGTGTCCGTGACACTCCCGCTGGCCTCCTTGGCCCCCGCGCGGCCCGTCGCCTCCGCACAGCCCGCCTCCCTCCTCAAGGAACCCGTCCGGTGA
- a CDS encoding class I SAM-dependent methyltransferase: MPGRNLTVNRATLGHRIGYALRHPDRVPRHLARATRDMWLRHRHTDHISYYRAVMRSDTRTNPNAAVGSSSRERWLALGAMQFDYLIGHGLRPEHRMLEIGCGNLRGGWRFIRHLEPGHYYGIDISPDILHAAQETIVDMGLRQRLPTLTPVRDLTLRFLPDAHFDVVHAHSVFSHSPLPVIEECLAHVGRVLTPGGWFDFTFDRTEGEEHHVLREDFYYRTETLLTLAARHGLRARFMDDWEALPHGQSKIRVTHAAPN; the protein is encoded by the coding sequence ATGCCCGGCAGGAACCTCACTGTCAACCGCGCCACCCTCGGCCACCGCATCGGCTACGCCCTGCGCCACCCCGACCGGGTGCCCCGCCATCTGGCCCGCGCCACCCGAGACATGTGGCTGCGGCACCGCCACACCGACCACATCTCCTACTACCGGGCCGTCATGCGTTCCGACACCCGGACCAACCCAAACGCGGCGGTGGGCAGCAGCAGCCGTGAGCGGTGGCTCGCGCTCGGAGCCATGCAGTTCGACTACCTGATCGGCCACGGCCTGCGCCCCGAACACCGCATGCTGGAGATCGGGTGCGGCAACCTGCGTGGAGGCTGGCGGTTCATCCGCCACCTGGAGCCCGGCCACTACTACGGCATCGACATCTCACCCGACATCCTCCACGCCGCGCAAGAAACCATCGTGGACATGGGCCTGCGACAGCGGCTGCCCACGCTGACCCCGGTACGGGATCTGACGCTGCGCTTCCTGCCCGACGCCCACTTCGACGTGGTGCACGCGCACAGCGTCTTCTCGCACTCGCCGCTCCCCGTCATCGAGGAGTGCCTGGCCCACGTCGGCCGGGTGCTCACACCGGGCGGCTGGTTCGACTTCACCTTCGACCGTACAGAGGGCGAAGAACACCACGTCCTTCGTGAGGACTTCTACTACCGCACCGAAACCCTCCTCACGCTGGCCGCGCGCCACGGCCTGCGTGCCCGCTTCATGGACGACTGGGAGGCACTGCCACACGGCCAGTCGAAGATCCGTGTGACCCACGCCGCCCCGAACTGA
- a CDS encoding SMI1/KNR4 family protein, with translation MDWALAESDLGTALPADYKQLVEIYGDGIFDETIWLLAPYSAYDDCDLHAQRTEREEILADLWEFEDKPAGLQEAGAWVLPWAFEEGTGAFLYWLARPGQSPDDWTVLYNEGRGPLWEHHDMGCLAFLLAVLTGTAETEYFSHLYEVLKPTEHRFATADLALGATEQ, from the coding sequence GTGGATTGGGCTCTAGCCGAGAGCGACCTCGGCACGGCTCTGCCCGCCGACTACAAGCAGCTCGTCGAGATCTACGGCGACGGAATTTTTGACGAGACGATCTGGCTGCTCGCCCCCTACTCCGCGTACGACGACTGTGACCTGCACGCACAGAGGACGGAACGGGAGGAGATCCTGGCGGACCTGTGGGAGTTCGAGGACAAACCGGCCGGCCTGCAGGAGGCGGGGGCATGGGTCCTGCCGTGGGCATTCGAGGAGGGCACGGGGGCGTTCCTATATTGGCTGGCGCGGCCCGGGCAGTCCCCCGACGACTGGACTGTGCTGTACAACGAGGGACGCGGTCCCCTGTGGGAGCACCACGACATGGGGTGTCTGGCGTTTCTCCTGGCGGTGCTCACCGGAACCGCGGAGACGGAGTACTTCAGCCACCTCTATGAGGTGCTGAAGCCGACGGAACACCGCTTTGCGACGGCCGACCTGGCCCTTGGAGCGACCGAGCAGTGA
- a CDS encoding e9imm peptide has translation MEMSRAEAAALVQRIMDADYASKDEVDGWLGRLDRALACPSGHVSGLIFWPPERELSADEVVGQALAYRPIPLGGRAESETR, from the coding sequence ATGGAGATGAGTCGTGCGGAGGCGGCCGCGCTTGTGCAGCGGATCATGGATGCGGACTACGCCTCAAAGGACGAGGTGGACGGCTGGCTGGGCAGGCTGGACAGAGCCCTGGCATGCCCGTCTGGTCATGTCAGCGGCTTGATCTTCTGGCCGCCGGAGCGGGAGCTTTCGGCTGATGAGGTAGTCGGCCAGGCTCTGGCGTACCGGCCGATCCCTTTGGGAGGTAGGGCTGAATCTGAAACCAGATGA
- a CDS encoding response regulator → MSAPPVRLLLCDDHAVVRAGLRALMSSADGIDVVGEAATGEEALAMAARLRPDVVLMDLQLDGGMDGVTATRRLTEDGVGPRVLVLTMFDTDADVTRAIEAGATGYLLKAEQPDELFTAIRNAASGRTALSPPVADRLLTRLRSPCPALSPREREILGQLARGLGNREIARALFISEATVKTHLSRIYDKLGVETRSGAVAAAKERRLLP, encoded by the coding sequence TTGTCCGCGCCGCCCGTTCGGCTGCTGCTGTGTGACGACCACGCCGTCGTACGCGCCGGACTGCGCGCCCTGATGTCCAGTGCCGACGGCATCGACGTGGTCGGTGAGGCGGCCACCGGGGAGGAGGCGCTCGCCATGGCCGCTCGGCTGCGCCCCGACGTCGTCCTGATGGACCTCCAGCTCGACGGTGGCATGGACGGTGTGACGGCCACCCGGCGCCTGACTGAAGATGGCGTGGGCCCCCGTGTCCTGGTGCTCACCATGTTCGACACCGACGCGGACGTCACCCGCGCCATTGAGGCCGGTGCCACCGGGTACCTGCTCAAGGCCGAACAGCCCGACGAACTGTTCACGGCCATCCGCAACGCGGCCTCCGGCCGCACCGCGCTGTCGCCACCCGTGGCCGACCGGCTCCTGACCCGGCTGCGCAGCCCATGTCCAGCCCTGTCCCCGCGCGAGCGCGAGATCCTCGGACAGCTCGCCCGCGGTCTGGGCAACCGGGAGATCGCCCGGGCTCTGTTCATCAGCGAAGCAACGGTCAAGACCCATCTGAGCCGGATCTATGACAAGTTGGGCGTGGAGACGCGGTCCGGGGCGGTGGCGGCGGCGAAGGAGAGACGGCTGTTGCCATGA
- a CDS encoding RNA polymerase sigma factor SigF, with translation MTVTVQADTQTAPLPDIPDPSKVAPRDARALSRLFFDRLALLEEGTPEHQYARNTLIEMNISLVRFAAARFRSRGPEEMEDIVQVGVIGLIKAIDRFEIAREVEFTSFAVPYIVGEIKRFFRDTSWAVHVPRRLQEVRIQLAKATEELRSRLGRTPTVGELAQLMCLSEEEVNEARLASNGYNSSSLDAAIGGSEAGETVLADFIGIEDAALELVEDFHTLAPLLAELNERDRRIIHMRFVEELTQAQIGKHLGVSQMHVSRLLTRTLKQLRDGMLTTR, from the coding sequence ATGACGGTCACCGTGCAGGCTGATACACAGACAGCTCCACTGCCGGACATACCCGATCCCTCCAAAGTCGCCCCCAGGGACGCCCGGGCACTGTCGAGGCTGTTCTTCGACCGGCTCGCACTGCTGGAGGAAGGCACTCCGGAGCACCAGTACGCCCGCAACACGCTGATCGAGATGAACATCTCCCTCGTCCGTTTCGCGGCGGCCCGGTTCCGCAGCCGCGGGCCGGAGGAGATGGAAGACATCGTCCAGGTCGGCGTCATCGGGCTGATCAAGGCGATCGACCGGTTCGAGATCGCCCGCGAGGTCGAGTTCACCTCCTTCGCGGTGCCCTACATCGTCGGCGAGATCAAGCGCTTCTTCCGGGACACCTCCTGGGCGGTGCACGTACCGCGCCGACTCCAGGAAGTCCGCATACAACTGGCCAAGGCGACCGAAGAACTGCGCAGCAGGCTCGGCCGCACCCCCACCGTCGGCGAACTCGCCCAGCTGATGTGCCTGAGCGAAGAGGAAGTCAACGAAGCCAGGCTCGCCTCCAACGGCTACAACTCGTCCTCCCTGGACGCCGCTATCGGTGGCAGCGAAGCGGGCGAGACCGTGCTGGCGGACTTCATCGGCATCGAGGACGCCGCCCTCGAACTCGTGGAGGACTTCCACACACTGGCCCCCCTCCTCGCCGAACTGAACGAGCGCGACCGGCGCATCATCCACATGCGGTTCGTCGAGGAACTCACCCAGGCCCAGATCGGCAAGCACCTCGGCGTCTCCCAGATGCACGTCTCCCGGCTGCTCACACGCACACTGAAGCAACTGCGCGACGGGATGCTCACCACCCGCTGA